Proteins encoded by one window of Primulina huaijiensis isolate GDHJ02 chromosome 1, ASM1229523v2, whole genome shotgun sequence:
- the LOC140976369 gene encoding cysteine proteinase inhibitor 5-like, whose protein sequence is MAPKFLSLLVVAFSILLASFSIEASIAGWNPISNLTDPKVVEIGKFAVKEHNKRVNALLSFVSIVKGETQIVNGMNYRLIISATDAHAANAESNYRVVVWDNPWRKERRLISFEKIA, encoded by the coding sequence ATGGCACCCAAATTTCTCTCGTTGCTAGTCGTTGCCTTTTCAATTCTTCTTGCTTCCTTTTCGATCGAAGCCTCCATCGCCGGTTGGAACCCGATCAGCAACTTGACCGACCCAAAGGTGGTTGAGATAGGGAAGTTTGCGGTGAAAGAGCACAACAAGCGGGTCAATGCCTTGTTAAGCTTTGTGTCGATAGTAAAAGGAGAAACTCAAATAGTTAATGGAATGAATTACAGGCTCATCATCTCCGCCACAGATGCCCACGCCGCAAATGCCGAAAGCAATTACCGGGTGGTTGTTTGGGACAATCCTTGGAGGAAAGAGAGGCGACTCATTTCGTTTGAGAAGATTGCTTAa
- the LOC140970758 gene encoding cysteine proteinase inhibitor 5-like — protein sequence MAPKFLLLLVVAFSILLASSSIEASIAGWNPISNLTDPKVVEIGKFAVKEHNKRVNALLSFVSIVKGETQIVNGMNYRLIISATDAHAANAESNYRVVVWDNPWRKERRLISFEKIA from the coding sequence ATGGCACCCAAATTTCTCTTGTTGCTAGTCGTTGCCTTTTCAATTCTTCTTGCTTCCTCTTCGATCGAAGCCTCCATCGCCGGTTGGAACCCGATCAGCAACTTGACCGACCCAAAGGTGGTTGAGATAGGGAAGTTTGCGGTGAAAGAGCACAACAAGCGGGTCAATGCCTTGTTAAGCTTTGTGTCGATAGTAAAAGGAGAAACTCAAATAGTTAATGGAATGAATTACAGGCTCATCATCTCCGCCACAGATGCCCACGCCGCAAATGCCGAAAGCAATTACCGGGTGGTTGTTTGGGACAATCCTTGGAGGAAAGAGAGGCGACTCATTTCGTTTGAGAAGATTGCTTAa
- the LOC140970765 gene encoding cysteine proteinase inhibitor 5-like: MAPKFLSLLVFTFSILLASSSIEAYITGWNPISNLTDPKVVEIGKFAVKEHNKRVNALLSFVSIVKGETQIVNGMNYRLIISATDALAANAESNYRVVVWDKPWRKERRLISFEKIA, from the coding sequence ATGGCACCCAAATTTCTCTCGTTGCTAGTCTTTACCTTTTCAATTCTTCTTGCTTCCTCTTCGATCGAAGCCTACATCACCGGTTGGAACCCGATCAGCAACTTGACCGACCCAAAGGTGGTTGAGATAGGGAAGTTTGCCGTGAAAGAGCACAACAAGCGGGTCAATGCCTTGTTAAGCTTTGTGTCGATAGTAAAAGGAGAAACTCAAATAGTTAATGGTATGAATTACAGGCTCATCATCTCCGCCACAGATGCCCTCGCCGCAAATGCCGAAAGCAATTACCGGGTGGTTGTTTGGGACAAGCCTTGGAGGAAAGAGAGGCGACTCATTTCGTTTGAGAAGATTGCTTAa
- the LOC140976302 gene encoding cysteine proteinase inhibitor 5-like gives MAPKFLSLLVVAFSILLVSSSIEASIAGWNPISNLTDPKVVEIGKFAVKEHNKRVNALLSFVSIVKGETQIINGMNYRLIISATDALAANAESNYRVVVWDKPWRKERRLISFEKIA, from the coding sequence ATGGCACCCAAATTTCTCTCGTTGCTAGTCGTTGCCTTTTCAATTCTTCTTGTTTCCTCTTCGATCGAAGCCTCCATCGCCGGTTGGAACCCGATCAGTAACTTGACCGACCCAAAGGTGGTTGAGATAGGGAAGTTTGCGGTGAAAGAGCACAACAAGAGGGTCAATGCCTTGTTAAGCTTTGTGTCGATAGTAAAAGGAGAAACTCAAATAATTAATGGTATGAATTACAGGCTCATCATCTCCGCCACAGATGCCCTCGCCGCAAATGCCGAAAGCAATTACCGGGTGGTTGTTTGGGACAAGCCTTGGAGGAAAGAGAGGCGACTCATTTCGTTCGAGAAGATTGCTTAa